From a region of the Deltaproteobacteria bacterium genome:
- the prfB gene encoding peptide chain release factor 2: protein MRIGFRSCEGIFDIPGKKQRIQELDRTIARPDFWSDAEAAQAVHKERTALLKVVEEWEALAEELEEVKILLELALEEDDSEAIGEVDERLTGLRKKLRGFELQWMLGKEGESRNAIVSINSGAGGTEAQDWAEMLLRLYLRWAERRGFKTEIVDILPGEEAGIKNVTFTVTGPYAYQLLKSEVGIHRLVRISPFDTGRRRHTSFASVFVYPEASDDITIEIDEKDLRVDTFRSSGAGGQHVNKTDSAVRITHLPTGIVVQCQNERSQHKNKATAMKILRARLYERELQEKAQKMEEIHSSKDEIAWGHQIRSYILHPYRMVKDHRTQVVIGDTDRVLDGDLDELIEAYLLKRLSTGRGEGA from the coding sequence CTGAGAATCGGCTTTCGGAGTTGCGAGGGCATCTTTGACATCCCGGGGAAGAAACAGAGGATTCAAGAACTGGACAGAACAATAGCCCGTCCCGACTTCTGGAGTGACGCCGAGGCAGCCCAGGCCGTCCACAAGGAGAGGACCGCCCTTCTGAAAGTGGTCGAAGAGTGGGAAGCTCTCGCCGAAGAACTTGAGGAAGTCAAGATTCTTCTGGAACTGGCCCTCGAGGAGGATGACAGCGAAGCGATCGGAGAAGTGGACGAACGGCTGACAGGCCTGAGGAAGAAGCTGCGCGGCTTTGAACTGCAATGGATGCTCGGCAAGGAGGGAGAGAGCCGCAATGCGATCGTCAGTATCAACTCTGGAGCAGGCGGCACCGAGGCTCAGGATTGGGCCGAGATGCTTCTGCGGCTCTATCTCAGATGGGCGGAAAGACGGGGTTTCAAGACCGAAATTGTCGATATTCTGCCGGGAGAAGAGGCAGGGATAAAGAACGTCACCTTCACGGTCACCGGCCCTTACGCGTACCAGCTGTTGAAGTCGGAGGTGGGGATACACCGTCTGGTGAGGATCTCGCCGTTTGATACGGGAAGAAGGCGGCATACCTCCTTTGCGTCCGTTTTTGTCTACCCCGAAGCTTCCGACGATATCACCATCGAGATAGACGAGAAGGATCTGAGAGTCGACACGTTCAGGTCGAGCGGTGCAGGGGGGCAACACGTCAACAAGACGGATTCGGCCGTCCGTATCACCCATCTGCCCACCGGAATCGTGGTCCAGTGCCAGAACGAGAGGTCTCAGCACAAGAACAAGGCTACGGCTATGAAGATCCTACGGGCGAGATTGTACGAGAGGGAGCTGCAGGAGAAGGCGCAGAAGATGGAGGAGATCCACAGCAGCAAGGACGAGATCGCCTGGGGACACCAGATCCGGTCCTACATCCTTCACCCGTACAGAATGGTCAAGGACCATCGGACTCAGGTCGTGATCGGGGATACCGACCGGGTTCTGGATGGGGACCTGGACGAGCTGATCGAGGCCTACCTGCTGAAGCGGCTGTCGACCGGGCGAGGAGAAGGGGCTTGA
- a CDS encoding cell division protein ZapA — protein MARLVEVTIANGHYTIRTDAEESYIQSIARYVNSKIEEIQKGTKSVSTLNVIILAALNTADDLFRERDKNRKSMEEIENRSRHLIEMIEKQM, from the coding sequence TTGGCAAGGCTAGTGGAAGTGACCATTGCTAACGGCCATTACACGATAAGGACCGATGCTGAGGAGAGTTACATCCAATCCATTGCCCGATATGTGAACAGCAAGATCGAAGAGATTCAAAAGGGGACAAAGAGTGTTTCGACCCTGAATGTAATTATTCTGGCTGCCCTCAACACGGCAGACGACCTGTTCCGTGAAAGGGATAAGAATCGCAAGTCTATGGAAGAAATAGAGAATCGATCAAGGCATCTGATTGAGATGATCGAGAAACAGATGTAG